The Methylomicrobium lacus LW14 genome window below encodes:
- a CDS encoding FimV/HubP family polar landmark protein has protein sequence MTRTLAVLSLLTPAAAYPLGIGEIKLHSALNQNLDAEISLMLSAGERVSDVKVSLAPPDKFDERGVPWSYFLSNISFEPSVRADGSAVIRVRSREALKEPILDLLLQVTWPKGTSYRQFSLMVDPPAAYAQPTVPMMRVPETIASTQAYSAPSANPASSFAPEPRPLASAPALAPNPVRQARRDDIVKGVYGPTRKNDTLWGIAEKASRPYRVSVEQMMVAIYQTNPGAFYKDNMHALQARVKVKIPDRETVVKLSHQEALAEFNRQTQAWKNPAQSVASNVNETALKQEGSAEKPIENQLTLAAPAEATVAEKAVITPGQEQNAAKTDAVNAEGASSSAKANAEMEARLATMEQQLAKIQALLTIKEQQLAALQNQTQPVAQPAAAPGVTPAQPAATVAQAQPDPAAAPLPSEQAAAEQAAKPVSEPVTPTPAQSAQPSPSAPDLAAKPAPVHKPVVRPASVPEPIEEPLPLALIGSAGAAVLSLLGWFWWRKRRSESEDSLNTESMFSPSIIYKAPETESGFSMPVLNEKTAYEVNPVGESSFLSEFTPSDFDAFDNDQGEIDPISEADVYLAYGRYQQAEELIRNAIEAHSERDECKLKLLEIYYASENKTGFEAFAKELVAAGKSQDPGFWEKVSEMGLEMCPDSALFSPGASTLPSAGKAVAVEPEPVSLAKQDAPSQEDFDIGFDLDAFEASFAEPAEPEQATADNAFADFDPAAFAVENTVDQDEPRNNASIDFDLGQFSAEASTSAASSPDASADLQLSADKNEFDFESLAFDLASSAAVEPLDDFETATIEQLDLTTESADGNADSVFPDDFNFDFDFSSLGDEGSEDEDLEISGVSDLTDMDELETKLDLARAYRDMGDNESAKDIVTEVLEKGSSEQKKLAQVLLDELI, from the coding sequence TTGACCAGGACTTTAGCGGTATTATCGTTATTGACACCGGCAGCCGCCTATCCGTTAGGCATAGGGGAAATTAAATTGCATTCGGCCCTCAATCAAAATCTGGATGCCGAGATTTCCTTGATGTTGTCGGCGGGCGAAAGAGTTTCCGACGTGAAAGTCAGCCTTGCGCCCCCCGATAAATTTGATGAGCGCGGCGTGCCGTGGTCGTATTTCTTGTCGAACATCAGCTTCGAGCCGAGCGTGCGCGCCGACGGCTCGGCGGTGATCCGGGTCAGATCGCGGGAAGCGTTAAAAGAGCCGATTTTAGATCTGTTGTTACAGGTGACTTGGCCGAAAGGCACTTCCTATCGTCAATTTTCGCTGATGGTTGACCCGCCGGCCGCCTATGCGCAGCCGACCGTGCCCATGATGCGGGTTCCGGAGACGATTGCCAGTACACAGGCTTACTCGGCGCCATCTGCTAACCCGGCATCATCCTTTGCGCCGGAGCCGCGTCCGCTGGCTTCGGCGCCCGCTTTGGCACCAAACCCAGTGCGTCAGGCGCGCAGAGATGACATTGTCAAGGGGGTCTACGGACCGACCCGGAAGAACGACACGCTGTGGGGCATTGCCGAAAAGGCGAGCAGGCCCTACAGAGTCTCGGTCGAGCAAATGATGGTCGCGATCTATCAGACCAATCCGGGCGCATTCTATAAAGACAATATGCACGCCCTGCAGGCCAGGGTCAAAGTCAAGATTCCAGATCGCGAGACCGTCGTCAAATTGTCGCATCAGGAAGCCTTAGCCGAATTCAATCGTCAAACCCAAGCCTGGAAAAATCCGGCGCAATCGGTTGCGAGCAATGTCAACGAAACGGCCCTGAAACAAGAGGGTTCAGCTGAAAAACCGATCGAGAATCAGTTGACTTTGGCGGCGCCTGCCGAAGCGACGGTGGCTGAAAAAGCGGTCATTACTCCGGGACAGGAGCAAAATGCGGCCAAAACCGACGCGGTCAACGCGGAAGGCGCGTCATCCAGCGCCAAGGCCAACGCCGAAATGGAGGCAAGATTAGCGACGATGGAGCAGCAGTTGGCGAAAATACAGGCCTTGCTGACGATAAAAGAGCAGCAATTGGCCGCGTTGCAGAATCAGACTCAACCTGTGGCTCAGCCGGCAGCCGCGCCTGGCGTCACACCGGCTCAGCCGGCAGCGACCGTCGCTCAAGCGCAACCGGACCCGGCGGCGGCTCCGCTGCCGTCCGAACAAGCTGCCGCCGAGCAAGCTGCGAAGCCGGTCTCTGAACCTGTAACTCCAACTCCGGCGCAATCGGCTCAGCCGTCGCCGTCTGCGCCTGATCTGGCGGCAAAACCGGCTCCGGTTCATAAACCGGTTGTCCGCCCTGCGTCTGTGCCTGAGCCGATCGAGGAGCCGTTGCCCTTGGCCTTGATCGGCAGTGCCGGTGCGGCCGTTCTCTCGTTGTTGGGGTGGTTTTGGTGGCGGAAACGTCGAAGCGAAAGCGAAGACTCGCTGAATACCGAAAGCATGTTTTCGCCGTCCATCATTTACAAAGCGCCGGAAACCGAGTCAGGTTTTTCGATGCCGGTGCTGAATGAAAAGACCGCCTACGAAGTCAATCCGGTTGGCGAGAGTTCTTTCCTAAGCGAGTTCACGCCGAGCGATTTTGACGCCTTCGACAACGATCAAGGTGAAATCGACCCGATCTCCGAGGCGGATGTCTATCTGGCTTACGGGCGTTATCAGCAGGCCGAAGAGCTGATACGCAACGCGATCGAAGCCCATTCCGAACGGGATGAGTGTAAGCTGAAGCTGCTTGAAATTTACTATGCCAGCGAAAACAAAACAGGTTTCGAAGCGTTTGCGAAAGAATTAGTCGCGGCCGGAAAAAGCCAGGACCCGGGTTTTTGGGAAAAGGTCTCTGAAATGGGGCTGGAAATGTGTCCTGATTCGGCATTGTTTTCACCCGGTGCGTCAACGCTTCCGAGTGCAGGCAAAGCGGTTGCCGTCGAGCCTGAACCGGTCAGCCTGGCCAAGCAGGACGCGCCTTCGCAAGAGGATTTCGATATCGGCTTTGATCTGGATGCATTCGAAGCTTCTTTTGCAGAGCCAGCCGAGCCGGAACAAGCCACTGCCGACAACGCGTTTGCGGATTTCGATCCGGCCGCTTTTGCTGTAGAAAACACGGTTGATCAAGATGAACCGCGTAACAATGCCAGCATCGATTTCGACCTCGGTCAGTTCTCCGCAGAGGCATCGACATCCGCCGCCTCAAGCCCGGATGCTTCGGCTGATCTTCAGTTATCCGCCGATAAAAATGAATTTGATTTTGAGTCTTTGGCTTTCGATCTGGCTTCATCCGCGGCGGTGGAACCCTTGGATGATTTCGAAACGGCAACGATCGAGCAGCTCGATTTGACGACAGAGTCTGCCGACGGCAATGCGGACAGTGTTTTTCCCGACGATTTTAACTTTGATTTTGATTTTTCCTCGCTCGGAGATGAAGGATCAGAGGACGAAGACCTTGAAATCTCAGGGGTTTCCGATTTGACCGATATGGATGAGCTGGAGACCAAGCTGGATCTCGCCAGAGCCTATCGGGACATGGGCGATAATGAGTCGGCCAAGGACATCGTCACCGAAGTGCTTGAAAAAGGCAGCTCCGAACAAAAAAAGCTGGCGCAAGTCCTGCTTGATGAGTTGATTTAA
- a CDS encoding aspartate-semialdehyde dehydrogenase, giving the protein MSKVYNVAVVGATGAVGEAMLSILEERNFPVGEVYALASSKSVGKRIPFKGGSLKVEDLATFDFSKAQIGLFSAGGSVSAEYAPKAAAAGCIVVDNTSHFRYEDDIPLIVPEVNPEKIADYKNRGIIANPNCSTIQMLVALKPIYDAVGIDRINVCTYQAVSGTGKKGIDEVVSQTAKLLNGQPIESKVYPKQIAFNVLPQIDVFMDNGYTKEEMKMVWETQKILGDASVKVNATAVRVPVFYGHSEAVHIETRHKISAEKARELLAHAPGVKVVDERKNGGWPTAVTESSGHDDVFVGRIREDVSHPLGLDLWVVGDNVRKGAALNSVQIAEVLVKNYI; this is encoded by the coding sequence ATGTCAAAAGTTTATAACGTTGCAGTGGTCGGCGCGACCGGCGCCGTCGGCGAAGCCATGCTGTCGATTTTGGAAGAGCGCAATTTTCCGGTTGGCGAAGTCTACGCGCTGGCCAGCAGCAAGTCGGTCGGCAAGCGCATTCCGTTCAAGGGCGGCTCGTTAAAAGTCGAGGATCTGGCGACATTCGATTTTTCGAAGGCGCAGATCGGCCTGTTTTCGGCCGGCGGCTCGGTGTCCGCCGAATACGCCCCGAAAGCGGCGGCGGCCGGCTGCATCGTCGTCGACAATACCTCGCATTTCCGTTATGAAGACGATATTCCGCTGATCGTTCCGGAAGTCAATCCGGAAAAAATCGCCGACTATAAAAACCGGGGTATCATCGCGAATCCAAATTGCTCTACAATTCAGATGTTAGTCGCGCTGAAGCCGATTTACGATGCGGTCGGCATCGACCGCATCAATGTCTGCACTTATCAGGCCGTTTCCGGCACCGGTAAGAAAGGCATTGATGAAGTCGTGAGCCAAACGGCGAAACTGCTGAACGGCCAGCCGATCGAGAGCAAGGTCTATCCGAAGCAGATCGCGTTCAATGTGTTGCCGCAGATCGATGTGTTCATGGACAACGGCTATACCAAGGAAGAGATGAAGATGGTCTGGGAAACCCAGAAGATCCTCGGCGATGCCTCGGTGAAGGTCAATGCGACGGCGGTCAGGGTGCCGGTTTTTTATGGCCATTCCGAAGCGGTGCATATTGAAACGCGTCACAAAATCAGCGCCGAAAAGGCCAGGGAACTGCTCGCGCACGCGCCGGGCGTAAAAGTGGTCGACGAACGCAAAAACGGCGGCTGGCCGACCGCGGTGACCGAGTCTTCAGGCCATGACGACGTGTTCGTCGGGCGTATCCGGGAAGACGTTTCGCACCCCTTGGGACTCGACCTTTGGGTGGTCGGCGACAACGTTCGCAAGGGCGCCGCCTTGAACAGCGTGCAAATCGCGGAGGTGCTGGTAAAAAATTACATCTAG
- the leuC gene encoding 3-isopropylmalate dehydratase large subunit — protein MPGKTLYDKLWEDHVVHTEDDGSSLIYIDRQLVHEVTSPQAFEGLRLAGRKPWRTDRNLAVADHNVPTTDRDKGIADPVSRLQVETLEKNCAEFGITEFSMADERQGIVHVIGPEQGATLPGMTIVCGDSHTSTHGASGALAFGIGTSEVEHVLATQCLVQKKAKNMLIRVNGKTGPGVTAKDIVLAIIGKIGTAGGNGYTLEFAGEAIRALSMEGRMTICNMAIEAGARAGLIGVDETTIEYYRGRPYAPKGNDWFMAERVWQNLHSDPDAVFDKTIDIDAASIRPQVTWGTSPELVVAVDDKVPDPALEADATKKQSMIQALKYMDLKPGQAITDIKLDKIFIGSCTNSRIEDLRAAAAVAKGKKVASSIKLAMVVPGSGLVKHQAEAEGLDKVFTEAGFEWRDPGCSMCLAMNADRLEPGERCASTSNRNFEGRQGYGGRTHLVSPEMAAAAAIAGHFVDVSTWEKEVRQ, from the coding sequence ATGCCGGGTAAAACTTTATATGACAAATTATGGGAAGATCATGTCGTCCATACCGAGGACGACGGTTCTTCATTGATTTATATCGACCGCCAACTGGTGCACGAAGTGACGTCGCCGCAGGCTTTTGAAGGCTTGCGCCTAGCCGGACGCAAACCGTGGCGTACCGACAGAAACCTGGCGGTGGCCGACCATAACGTGCCGACCACCGATCGCGACAAGGGCATCGCCGATCCGGTTTCACGTTTGCAGGTCGAGACCCTCGAAAAGAACTGCGCCGAATTCGGCATTACCGAATTTAGCATGGCAGATGAGCGTCAAGGCATCGTGCATGTGATCGGCCCCGAGCAGGGCGCGACCTTGCCAGGCATGACCATCGTCTGCGGCGATTCGCATACTTCGACGCACGGCGCCTCCGGCGCGTTGGCGTTCGGCATCGGCACCTCCGAGGTCGAGCACGTGTTGGCGACGCAATGTCTGGTGCAGAAAAAAGCCAAAAACATGCTGATTCGGGTCAATGGCAAGACCGGCCCCGGCGTGACTGCGAAAGACATCGTACTGGCGATCATCGGCAAGATCGGCACCGCCGGCGGCAACGGCTATACGCTCGAATTTGCCGGCGAGGCGATCCGTGCCTTGTCGATGGAAGGCCGCATGACGATTTGCAATATGGCGATCGAAGCCGGCGCGCGCGCGGGCCTGATCGGCGTCGACGAAACCACGATCGAGTATTACCGGGGCCGTCCGTATGCGCCGAAAGGCAACGACTGGTTCATGGCCGAACGCGTATGGCAGAATCTGCATTCGGACCCGGATGCGGTATTCGACAAGACCATCGATATCGACGCCGCTTCGATCCGGCCGCAGGTGACCTGGGGCACGTCGCCGGAGTTGGTGGTCGCGGTCGACGACAAGGTGCCGGATCCGGCGCTCGAAGCGGATGCGACCAAGAAGCAAAGCATGATTCAGGCCTTGAAATACATGGACCTGAAACCGGGCCAGGCGATTACCGACATCAAACTTGACAAGATTTTCATCGGCTCCTGCACCAACTCCCGTATCGAGGATTTGCGCGCGGCCGCCGCGGTTGCGAAAGGCAAGAAGGTGGCGTCGAGCATCAAGCTGGCGATGGTCGTGCCGGGTTCCGGTCTGGTCAAGCATCAGGCCGAAGCGGAAGGCCTGGACAAGGTCTTCACCGAGGCGGGCTTTGAATGGCGCGATCCCGGCTGTTCGATGTGTCTGGCGATGAACGCGGACCGGCTGGAGCCGGGCGAACGCTGCGCGTCAACCTCGAACCGCAATTTCGAGGGCCGGCAAGGCTACGGCGGACGCACGCATCTGGTCAGTCCGGAAATGGCGGCAGCGGCCGCGATTGCGGGTCATTTTGTCGATGTGAGCACTTGGGAGAAGGAGGTACGTCAATGA
- the adk gene encoding adenylate kinase — protein sequence MRIILLGSPGSGKGTQAQFITQKYDIPQISTGDMLRAAVRAGTPLGIEAKKVMDAGGLVSDDIILGLIKERIAQDDCTNGFLLDGFPRTIAQAEGLKAMGIDISHVVEIAVDDEEIVKRMAGRRVHPVSGRSYHVIFNPPKVEGVDDVTGEPLIQRDDDKEETVRKRLEVYHNQTKPLVGYYSAAGQSAKFATIAGVGDVGQITAKLLAVLD from the coding sequence ATGCGCATCATCCTCTTAGGGAGTCCGGGTTCCGGCAAGGGAACTCAGGCTCAGTTCATTACTCAAAAGTATGATATTCCCCAGATTTCGACGGGCGATATGCTGCGCGCCGCGGTCAGAGCCGGAACGCCTTTGGGAATTGAAGCCAAAAAAGTGATGGATGCGGGCGGATTGGTGTCCGACGACATCATTCTGGGTTTGATCAAGGAGCGGATCGCGCAGGATGACTGCACGAACGGCTTCCTGCTCGACGGGTTTCCGCGCACGATCGCACAGGCCGAAGGCTTGAAGGCGATGGGCATCGACATCAGCCATGTCGTCGAAATCGCGGTCGACGACGAGGAAATCGTCAAACGGATGGCTGGCCGGCGTGTGCATCCGGTCTCGGGGCGCAGTTATCATGTGATCTTCAATCCGCCGAAAGTCGAGGGTGTCGATGATGTGACCGGCGAGCCATTGATTCAGCGCGACGACGACAAGGAAGAAACGGTCCGCAAGCGCCTAGAGGTTTATCATAATCAGACCAAGCCGCTGGTCGGCTACTATTCCGCCGCGGGCCAAAGCGCTAAATTCGCTACGATCGCCGGTGTCGGCGATGTCGGGCAGATCACCGCCAAACTGCTTGCCGTCTTAGACTAA
- the leuD gene encoding 3-isopropylmalate dehydratase small subunit: MRAFTQITGLVAPIDRANIDTDAIIPKQFLKSIRRAGFGPYLFDEWRYLDRGEPEMDCANRPLNENFILNQSDYQGSEILLTRENFGCGSSREHAPWALEDYGFRAIIAPSFADIFYNNCFKNGLLPIALPAAEVDSLFQELVPGYRLTIDLAAQTITTPSGRVIRFDIDPARKHRLLNGLDDIALTLQQADKIREYEVKRAKRAPWLFAG; encoded by the coding sequence ATGAGAGCGTTTACACAAATAACAGGACTGGTTGCGCCGATTGACCGCGCGAATATCGACACCGATGCGATCATCCCGAAACAATTTTTGAAATCGATCCGCCGGGCCGGCTTCGGCCCTTATTTGTTCGACGAGTGGCGTTATCTCGATCGCGGCGAACCCGAGATGGATTGCGCTAATCGTCCGCTGAACGAGAATTTCATCTTGAACCAGTCGGACTACCAAGGCTCGGAAATCCTGCTGACCCGCGAAAACTTCGGCTGCGGCTCGTCGCGCGAGCATGCGCCATGGGCTCTGGAAGACTACGGTTTCCGCGCGATCATCGCGCCGAGCTTCGCGGACATTTTTTACAACAACTGCTTCAAGAACGGCCTGTTGCCGATCGCGTTGCCGGCCGCCGAGGTGGATAGCTTGTTCCAGGAACTGGTTCCGGGCTACCGTTTGACGATCGATCTGGCCGCGCAAACGATCACCACGCCGTCCGGCCGGGTGATTCGCTTCGATATCGATCCGGCCCGCAAGCATCGTTTGCTGAACGGGCTCGACGATATTGCCTTGACTCTGCAACAGGCGGACAAGATCAGAGAGTATGAAGTCAAACGCGCCAAGCGCGCGCCTTGGTTGTTTGCAGGCTGA